A section of the bacterium genome encodes:
- a CDS encoding glutamate synthase subunit beta → MGKVTGFMEFERHDPGYRPVAERVKDFNAVELRPTDAEVREQAARCMDCGTPFCHCSGCPVENVIPEFNEHVYQGRWKEALDILLSKDNFPEFTGRICPAPCEGACVLGINKEPVSIRQIELAIIEKGFELGYLKAAPPAVRRKERVAVLGSGPAGLAIADSLNHAGYGVVVYDSDEKPGGILRYGIPEFKLGKWVVDRRIQLMQAEGVVFENQVKVGEDISYHYLQNRFDAICLAGGAREARDIKAPGRDLKGIHFAMDFLVQQNKRLGGEIVEPGTDILAAGKTVLVIGGGDTGSDCVGTSIRQGAKSVTQIEILPQPPPTRSPATPWPMWPVKMRTSSSHQEGCTRRWCVATKEFMGRDGTVKSVRAVEVEWVTPAGGGRPSLVEKPGSEFVIEADLILLAMGFTGPERNKIVEGLAIKTEPSGVIWRDKQNMTNLPGIFVAGDMTQGASLVVRAIRDGRQAAAGVIAYLEGQAIRMPNRNLLPRKGSRL, encoded by the coding sequence ATGGGTAAGGTAACCGGGTTTATGGAGTTTGAACGCCACGATCCAGGCTATCGGCCTGTGGCCGAGAGGGTGAAGGACTTCAATGCGGTGGAGCTCAGGCCCACGGACGCCGAGGTGCGGGAGCAGGCGGCCCGGTGTATGGATTGTGGCACGCCGTTCTGTCACTGCAGCGGTTGCCCGGTTGAGAATGTGATTCCGGAATTCAATGAGCATGTCTATCAGGGGCGCTGGAAAGAGGCCCTGGATATCCTGCTGTCGAAAGATAATTTCCCCGAATTCACCGGGCGCATTTGTCCGGCGCCGTGTGAGGGAGCCTGCGTGCTCGGGATCAACAAGGAGCCGGTCTCCATCCGTCAGATTGAGCTGGCGATCATTGAAAAAGGATTTGAACTGGGGTATTTGAAGGCCGCCCCTCCGGCGGTCCGCCGAAAAGAACGGGTGGCCGTGTTGGGGTCCGGACCGGCGGGTCTGGCGATCGCGGACAGCCTGAACCATGCCGGCTACGGGGTCGTCGTCTATGATAGCGATGAGAAGCCGGGCGGCATTTTGAGATACGGGATCCCGGAATTCAAATTGGGCAAGTGGGTGGTGGATCGCCGGATCCAGTTGATGCAGGCGGAGGGCGTGGTGTTTGAAAATCAGGTCAAGGTGGGCGAGGATATTTCCTATCACTACCTTCAGAACCGGTTTGATGCCATCTGTCTGGCCGGCGGGGCCCGTGAAGCCCGTGATATCAAGGCCCCGGGCCGTGACTTGAAGGGGATTCATTTTGCCATGGATTTCCTGGTCCAGCAGAACAAGCGGCTGGGCGGGGAGATCGTCGAGCCGGGCACCGACATCCTGGCGGCCGGGAAAACCGTGTTGGTGATCGGCGGGGGCGATACGGGCTCCGATTGCGTCGGGACCTCCATCCGGCAGGGGGCCAAATCGGTTACCCAGATCGAGATTTTACCCCAGCCGCCGCCGACCCGGTCCCCCGCTACGCCCTGGCCCATGTGGCCGGTGAAGATGCGGACCTCGAGCAGTCATCAGGAAGGCTGTACCCGGCGTTGGTGCGTGGCAACCAAGGAATTCATGGGCCGCGATGGCACCGTGAAGTCCGTGCGCGCGGTGGAGGTGGAGTGGGTGACCCCGGCTGGTGGCGGACGCCCTTCCCTGGTCGAAAAGCCCGGTTCCGAGTTTGTGATTGAGGCTGACCTGATCCTGTTGGCGATGGGCTTTACCGGTCCCGAGCGCAATAAAATCGTGGAGGGACTTGCCATCAAGACCGAACCCAGCGGGGTGATCTGGCGTGACAAGCAGAACATGACCAACCTCCCCGGCATCTTTGTGGCCGGTGATATGACGCAAGGCGCCTCCCTCGTGGTCCGCGCGATCCGGGATGGCCGTCAGGCGGCCGCCGGGGTCATCGCCTATCTTGAGGGACAGGCGATTCGAATGCCTAATCGTAATCTTCTGCCACGGAAAGGATCACGATTATGA
- the rsmH gene encoding 16S rRNA (cytosine(1402)-N(4))-methyltransferase RsmH, whose translation MSEPSDNFMPVPSPDNDAVSQPHRRRTRYHGKNPRRFEDKYKELEAADHPGTISKILAAGKTPAGTHRPIMVTEILQALNPKPGETAVDATLGYGGHSREILPLILPGGRLIGLDVDPIELPKTEARLQALGFGADAFQARRSNFAGLSKLLTAEGLPGVDLILADLGVSSMQIDDPARGFSVKLQGPLDMRMNPRRGQSAAELIQGITPKLLARLLADNADEPHAGALAAALAGGRFDTTLSLGRAIRQALPPATVEVDRVKSIRRVFQALRIAVNEELVALDQFLRVLPQCLNPGGRVAILTFHSGEDRRVKKAFEAGLRDGLYVAIASEPIRAGATESFANPRSISAKLRWARR comes from the coding sequence ATGAGTGAGCCATCTGACAACTTCATGCCGGTCCCTTCACCAGACAATGACGCGGTTTCTCAGCCGCATCGCCGCCGGACGCGCTACCATGGGAAAAATCCGCGTCGGTTTGAGGATAAATACAAGGAGCTGGAGGCGGCGGATCACCCCGGGACGATCAGCAAAATTCTGGCGGCCGGTAAAACCCCTGCGGGCACCCATCGGCCTATCATGGTCACGGAAATCCTGCAGGCCTTGAACCCGAAACCCGGCGAGACCGCCGTGGATGCCACGCTTGGCTATGGGGGCCATTCCCGTGAGATCCTGCCCCTGATTCTGCCCGGCGGACGGCTTATCGGACTGGATGTCGATCCGATCGAGCTGCCGAAAACCGAGGCGCGGTTGCAAGCCCTCGGGTTTGGCGCTGATGCATTTCAGGCCCGCCGCAGCAACTTTGCCGGTCTCTCGAAGCTCCTCACGGCCGAGGGACTTCCCGGCGTCGACCTGATTCTCGCCGACCTGGGTGTCTCCTCGATGCAGATCGACGATCCGGCACGTGGGTTTTCGGTGAAACTTCAAGGTCCACTCGATATGCGGATGAACCCGCGCCGTGGCCAGTCGGCCGCAGAACTGATTCAGGGGATCACCCCCAAACTGCTGGCCCGGTTGCTGGCGGATAACGCCGACGAACCGCATGCCGGAGCCCTGGCCGCCGCCCTGGCAGGAGGCCGTTTCGACACCACCCTATCCCTGGGCAGGGCCATCCGCCAGGCCCTCCCGCCGGCAACGGTCGAAGTGGACCGGGTGAAGTCCATCCGCCGCGTGTTTCAGGCCCTCCGTATCGCCGTGAATGAGGAGCTGGTCGCGCTCGACCAGTTCCTGCGTGTGCTGCCCCAATGCCTCAATCCCGGGGGCCGAGTGGCCATCCTGACCTTCCATTCAGGCGAAGACCGGCGGGTGAAGAAAGCCTTCGAGGCCGGACTGCGTGACGGCCTCTACGTCGCCATCGCCTCCGAGCCGATCCGTGCCGGCGCGACCGAAAGCTTCGCCAATCCTCGCTCAATCTCCGCAAAATTGAGATGGGCGCGGAGGTAG
- a CDS encoding B12-binding domain-containing radical SAM protein, with protein MLKPSPMALRRKILFLQLPQLDNDIHGDTENVPLAAAYLQYAAEQAGEAAHYQFAQLPASAGAHDNAALLKQILHLKPDLIACTLYLWNIERTLRVMQEIRKRRPHTRILLGGPEAAYSHPFLFDQPIADAIAVGEGEVVFPALLRSFRTRERVSFSSVALKSPQGYRWGKTAPPPVELSQQIPPPGYAACRPDAKGMAYLETSRGCPMRCTYCRYPHLRHSMSFLSPADIMARIDALQQMGAREIRFVDPTFNAHPRFREILTQLAAYNRTGALAFFAELNAGRLTDQEADLMEAARFVDIEVGVQSRDAAVLKAIRRPTSLTRLDAGITRLTRRRIKVTVDIMYGLPLQQVEEVQQSVKWALKLPGANIQCLQTLLLPGTELRDRQQEWAIEAQPLPPYAVTRTSTMDRPAFQTIEALIAQHPKLRSDVPTPQFVGRKLDLFPELIPVTVPGKSPLTGTRNRRAYIFQGANLFAQRDSLSDFIQKAIRALPDNLFQFVLAPQSEEPLDLLDNLIAVIRLAPTHLTDRYASVALNHKIASRRLMIQLPKGRAISRSWADEAEAILSSAFF; from the coding sequence ATGCTAAAACCCTCCCCCATGGCCTTACGCAGGAAAATCTTATTTCTCCAGCTCCCCCAATTGGATAACGATATTCATGGGGATACGGAAAATGTCCCGTTGGCCGCCGCTTATCTTCAATACGCGGCCGAACAGGCGGGGGAAGCGGCCCATTATCAATTTGCCCAGCTGCCGGCCTCCGCCGGTGCCCATGACAATGCGGCCCTGCTGAAACAGATTCTCCATCTGAAACCCGACCTCATCGCCTGCACGCTGTATCTGTGGAACATCGAGCGGACCCTGCGGGTGATGCAGGAGATCAGGAAGCGGCGGCCCCATACCCGCATTCTGCTGGGCGGTCCCGAAGCGGCCTATTCCCATCCCTTCCTGTTCGACCAGCCCATTGCCGATGCCATTGCCGTGGGCGAAGGCGAGGTGGTCTTCCCCGCCCTGCTCCGCTCCTTCAGAACCCGCGAGCGGGTCAGCTTCTCCTCGGTCGCACTCAAGTCACCCCAGGGCTACCGCTGGGGTAAAACCGCGCCCCCCCCCGTCGAACTGTCGCAACAGATCCCCCCGCCCGGCTATGCGGCCTGCCGGCCTGATGCCAAAGGCATGGCCTATCTGGAAACCTCACGCGGCTGTCCCATGCGCTGCACCTACTGCCGCTACCCGCATCTGCGCCACTCCATGTCATTCCTCAGCCCCGCAGACATCATGGCGCGCATTGACGCCCTGCAACAAATGGGCGCCCGTGAAATCCGCTTCGTGGATCCGACCTTCAATGCCCATCCCCGCTTCCGGGAGATCCTGACCCAACTGGCGGCCTATAATCGCACCGGGGCCCTCGCCTTCTTTGCCGAACTCAATGCCGGACGCCTGACCGACCAGGAGGCCGACCTCATGGAGGCCGCCCGCTTTGTGGATATTGAAGTCGGGGTCCAAAGCCGGGATGCCGCCGTACTCAAGGCGATCCGCCGCCCCACCTCCCTGACACGTCTGGATGCCGGGATCACCCGCCTGACCCGGCGCCGGATCAAGGTCACCGTGGACATCATGTATGGGCTTCCCCTGCAGCAGGTCGAGGAGGTTCAGCAATCCGTGAAGTGGGCCTTGAAGTTACCCGGCGCCAATATTCAATGCCTGCAAACCCTGTTGTTACCCGGCACCGAATTGCGCGATCGGCAGCAGGAGTGGGCGATCGAGGCACAGCCCCTGCCCCCGTATGCCGTGACCCGGACCTCCACCATGGATCGCCCGGCGTTTCAAACCATTGAAGCCCTGATCGCGCAGCACCCCAAACTCCGCTCAGACGTGCCGACCCCGCAATTTGTGGGTAGGAAACTCGACCTGTTCCCCGAGCTAATCCCCGTGACGGTCCCGGGGAAAAGCCCGCTCACCGGCACCCGGAACCGCCGGGCCTATATTTTCCAAGGGGCGAATCTATTCGCGCAACGGGATTCCCTGTCGGACTTTATCCAAAAGGCCATCCGGGCGCTTCCGGACAACCTTTTCCAGTTTGTCCTGGCCCCGCAATCCGAGGAACCGCTGGATTTACTGGATAATCTGATTGCCGTTATCCGCCTGGCCCCCACCCACCTGACGGACCGCTATGCTTCGGTCGCCCTGAACCACAAAATCGCCTCCCGGCGGCTGATGATCCAGCTCCCGAAAGGCCGGGCGATCTCACGCTCATGGGCGGATGAAGCTGAAGCCATCTTGTCGTCCGCCTTTTTCTAA
- a CDS encoding helix-turn-helix transcriptional regulator has protein sequence MKTTLSLPMSSRKVLPLLGEHIKLARLRRQLSASVVAERAGISRSTLWQVEKGNAHVALGAYFLILFTLGLEQDLLLVAQDDVLGRKLQDAKLVVRKRAAKLPKVEAV, from the coding sequence ATGAAGACCACATTGAGCTTGCCGATGTCATCTCGCAAGGTTTTGCCTCTGCTCGGGGAACATATCAAACTCGCACGGTTACGCCGTCAGTTGAGTGCGTCCGTAGTGGCGGAGCGGGCGGGAATAAGCCGCTCCACGCTCTGGCAGGTGGAGAAGGGGAACGCCCACGTTGCCCTCGGAGCGTATTTCCTCATCCTCTTTACACTCGGGCTTGAGCAGGACCTGTTATTGGTTGCCCAGGACGATGTGCTCGGACGCAAACTTCAGGATGCCAAACTCGTCGTTCGCAAACGCGCGGCGAAGCTCCCAAAGGTGGAGGCCGTGTGA
- a CDS encoding HipA domain-containing protein has product MSELPRQVCVYADWAELSTPQLMGRLSMDRVRGKEVFSFEYDGSWLSGGLAQQLDPELQLFEGKQYLRDARQNFGIFLDSSPDRWGRLLMRRREACYARREHRAEKRLTELDYLLGVYDGQRMGALRFREGVQACYLNSDERMATPPWASLRDLENASLRFEESDLQDNEETLKWLNQLIAPGSSLGGARPKAGVIDDQGRLWIAKFPSRYDEEDTGAWELVLHELARKAGLRVPETAVLKFSSRYHTFLSRRFDRTRSGQRIHFASAMTLLGYTDGANAVTGVSYLELAEFVMRNGAAPEADLAELWRRIVFNICVSNTDDHLRNHGFLLASRNGWMLSPAYDMNPNPQGEGLTLNITENDNRLDLDLALEVAESFHLKAARAKAIMDGVRLAVKQWRQVAGRQKISKAEQEKMSLSFQCA; this is encoded by the coding sequence GTGAGTGAGTTGCCCCGACAGGTTTGCGTTTATGCCGATTGGGCTGAATTGAGCACTCCGCAGCTGATGGGGCGTCTTTCCATGGATCGGGTTCGCGGCAAAGAAGTGTTTTCGTTCGAATATGACGGGAGTTGGCTGTCGGGCGGGTTGGCACAACAACTTGATCCGGAACTCCAATTGTTCGAGGGGAAGCAGTATCTCCGGGATGCCAGGCAGAACTTCGGTATTTTCCTCGACTCATCTCCGGACCGGTGGGGGCGCCTGCTGATGCGTCGCCGGGAGGCGTGCTATGCGCGGCGCGAGCATCGTGCCGAAAAACGATTGACGGAACTTGATTACCTTCTGGGGGTCTATGACGGACAGCGAATGGGGGCCCTGCGCTTCCGGGAAGGCGTGCAGGCGTGTTACCTGAACAGTGATGAGCGGATGGCGACCCCCCCATGGGCTTCACTCCGGGATTTGGAAAATGCCAGCCTGCGGTTCGAGGAGAGCGATTTGCAGGATAATGAAGAAACGTTGAAGTGGTTGAATCAACTGATTGCTCCGGGGTCATCACTAGGCGGCGCCCGACCTAAAGCGGGTGTGATAGATGACCAGGGCCGTCTCTGGATTGCGAAATTTCCGAGCCGGTACGATGAGGAGGATACCGGGGCTTGGGAACTCGTTCTCCATGAACTTGCCCGAAAGGCGGGACTTCGGGTGCCGGAGACGGCTGTTCTTAAATTTTCAAGCCGGTATCACACATTTCTGTCCCGCCGTTTCGATCGCACGCGGTCAGGCCAGCGAATTCACTTTGCCTCAGCCATGACATTGCTGGGATACACGGATGGGGCAAACGCCGTGACGGGGGTAAGTTACCTGGAACTAGCCGAGTTTGTCATGCGGAACGGGGCGGCTCCTGAAGCCGACCTTGCCGAACTTTGGCGGCGGATCGTTTTCAACATTTGCGTGAGCAATACCGATGATCACTTGCGGAACCATGGGTTTTTGCTCGCGTCCAGAAACGGTTGGATGCTCTCGCCGGCTTATGACATGAATCCAAACCCGCAAGGAGAGGGGTTGACGCTCAATATTACCGAAAATGACAACCGGCTTGATCTCGATCTGGCGTTAGAGGTTGCGGAATCGTTCCACCTGAAGGCTGCCCGGGCGAAAGCCATAATGGATGGGGTTCGCCTCGCGGTCAAGCAGTGGCGGCAAGTGGCCGGTCGTCAAAAAATCTCCAAAGCTGAACAGGAGAAAATGTCTTTGTCTTTCCAATGCGCGTAA
- a CDS encoding AraC family transcriptional regulator, with translation MSLFDSSYLDARFTPTSESHPAPACMDHPAAGRFHLSNVILFEKHQGPSRAREHQHRVYHLLIFCEGKNEFRVNGRNIRSVRGTCVLSEPKDTHHFLPLKPGTTVYHAVTLTYDPMRIPPPWAELLTYYTGRPLESIPPVFTIPETAMLKLPPILAELRGAISSHEPASIQRIHFGVLQMFAFMAEAISEQQQPHPARPQAPEINAHEFLDTHYAGRLSLDEVAQRSGISAEHLSRAFKRRYGITPSRYRDALRMDAANNLLRHSDLLIKEIAYRLGYPDPFTFSKAFHRHYHCSPGSTRLAIPKGQC, from the coding sequence ATGTCATTATTTGATTCATCGTATCTGGACGCCCGGTTTACCCCGACCTCGGAAAGTCATCCGGCACCCGCCTGCATGGATCATCCCGCCGCTGGCCGGTTCCACTTAAGCAACGTCATTTTATTTGAAAAACATCAGGGCCCCTCACGCGCGCGGGAACACCAGCACCGCGTTTACCATCTGCTCATTTTCTGTGAGGGCAAAAATGAGTTCCGGGTCAATGGCCGGAACATCCGTTCCGTCCGCGGAACCTGCGTGCTTTCCGAACCCAAGGACACCCACCATTTCCTGCCCCTCAAACCCGGAACGACCGTCTACCACGCGGTGACGCTCACCTATGACCCCATGCGGATCCCCCCGCCCTGGGCCGAGTTACTCACCTATTATACCGGCCGCCCACTGGAATCGATTCCACCCGTGTTCACCATTCCTGAAACCGCCATGCTCAAACTCCCGCCTATATTGGCGGAACTTCGCGGAGCCATCTCGAGCCATGAACCGGCGTCCATCCAACGGATCCACTTCGGCGTTCTCCAGATGTTTGCCTTTATGGCAGAAGCCATCAGCGAGCAACAGCAGCCGCATCCTGCCCGGCCTCAGGCGCCCGAGATCAACGCCCATGAATTTCTGGATACCCACTATGCCGGCAGGCTCTCCCTCGACGAAGTCGCTCAACGTAGCGGAATTTCCGCCGAGCACCTCAGCCGCGCCTTCAAGCGGCGGTACGGAATCACCCCCAGCCGCTACCGGGACGCCTTACGCATGGATGCCGCCAACAACTTGCTCCGTCACAGCGATTTATTGATCAAGGAGATTGCCTATCGGCTCGGCTACCCGGATCCCTTTACGTTTTCCAAGGCCTTCCACCGGCATTACCACTGCTCCCCCGGCTCCACCCGCCTTGCCATTCCCAAGGGCCAATGCTAA